ATATTTGTCATTTTGGCACTTTGTTATCTTTTCCGTCTATCGTATATACATCTTTAAAACGCATACAGAGTATTATTTATCAGTTCAGGTTGTTTAGTAATACGCTAAAAACATCGGGGTTGCCAAATGATCGAGTTGTTTTTGTTTGacattttactttatatattcaCTTCTATATTTTAGCTAAAGTTGCATTGAAATACGAGTatgtttttttaagaaaagccCATTAATCAAAAGTGATGTAACATTTTGCTAAAGAAAATAGGTAAGGTAGAAAATCAACTTGGCTTATCCATTATCATATCCTTTTGATTTGGTGTCCACATACACACCCATCAAAGGTCCCCTTTTGAAGTaaatgttttagatttttttaattcacacacttcatttatttgtttaaaaatttaaattttaatatattcataCTTAAATTTACTTCATGAAATtgttttcccaacattatttttgaaagtatGAGTAATTATCTTCGAATGTAGTATCATGCAATCTTCAAAACGCAAGTACTCGTAGCATTTTAACAAATGAAAACAGTCAAGAATGGAACAAAACATAGAAATTTTAAgacaaataattattttatatatgattatcTTTTATCCACCTCATAGAATCCGGAAATAAACAACAGAATGAACATAAATTCACGAAATTGACAAATCcaaatttgaaaacaaattgAAGAAAGAACCCTAACAAACCCGACCCATTATATAGGGGGTTAAATCAAAGTTGTGGATAGGATCGGATTTTCTTTAAAATCCGAATTAGTTGCTTAGTAGCCTGGTGGCTTGGAAGCAATGAAACTGATACATTGGACTTGACGAACGTTGTCGAATCCGATGATACGGATGAAGGCATTGGGGTACTCCTTCTTGCACTCGCCGAGCTCCTGAATGACCTGAGCTGAGTCAGTGCACCCGAACATAGGCAACTTCCACATTGTCCAGTATCGTCCGTCATAGTATCCGGGGCTTGCGTTGTGCTCACGGTAAACGAATCCGTGCTATATATAATCACAAGGACAACCCAAAACGTATAAGAAATCAAATCAATAGTAATGTACTACTCGTACAATTTATCaagttactttttttaaatgcaTATTTATCGAGTTACTACTAGCTAGACTATGTGTTATGTTTAATGAGTGACATACGTTTTAAACTACAAGTCTATcatacaataataacaatatcatTTATAACGAATCCATGAAATTATTCCTAGTTGAATTAGTATATTTGTTCCTAAACTAAAGTGCCATATAACAAATCGATTTTATGATAGATCTATGAATGTTTTTCCTATTTGTATTAGTAAAATCGTTGCTTAACTAATGTGACtttaagacaagattttgataCTAGATGTTAAGTACTGTCGGTACAAGTAAATTTTAGCAATATTGAtactatatgtctatatgtGTCCTAAAACTCTAAAAGGATTAATGGATAAAGGTAAATAATTTGAATAAGCAATAACTATTTGTGTAATTAACTTGCTAATCATAtgcaaaaacatatatttagacAATATCATGGAATTATAATTAGGAATGATTATGAAAAGGATAAGAGATAAACCTCGACTTCGAATTCCAAACAAGGAACCCATTTGTTGCGGAGCAAGTAGTCGACTTCCTTAGCCAATTGGATATCGGTCAATGGTGGAAGGTATGAAAGAGTTTCGTATTTCTTCAATCCAA
The Erigeron canadensis isolate Cc75 chromosome 2, C_canadensis_v1, whole genome shotgun sequence DNA segment above includes these coding regions:
- the LOC122588819 gene encoding ribulose bisphosphate carboxylase small subunit, chloroplastic; protein product: MASISSSAVVSRTAPAQASMVAPFTGLKANTFPVTKKSNDFSSLPSNGGRVQCMKVWPPLGLKKYETLSYLPPLTDIQLAKEVDYLLRNKWVPCLEFEVEHGFVYREHNASPGYYDGRYWTMWKLPMFGCTDSAQVIQELGECKKEYPNAFIRIIGFDNVRQVQCISFIASKPPGY